The segment AAACAGAAAATCGCGGAAGCGGCAGCCAATCTCATTGAACCGGGAGAGGCGATTCTGCTCGACGGGGGGACGACGACACTCGAAGTCGCCCGCCATCTGGTGAATAAACCGCTTCAGGTGGTGACGAATTCGTTACCGATCATGAATCTGCTCGTCAATCAACCGTTGATCGAGCTGATGATACTGGGCGGGTACCTCTATCCCAAGACCGGCGTGGCCCTGGGGCCTCAGGCGACCGCCAGTCTGGAAAACATACACGTTCGACGATTGATTATCAGCGTCGGGGGAATTACCCGCAAAGGGTTGTTCAACAGTAACGCATTGCTCGTTTCGACCGAACGGGCGATGCTGACCTCTGCTGATGAAGTCATGGTGGTGGCAGACAGTTCCAAGTTTAACAAGTCGGCATTAGTCCATTTGTGCGAACTGGAAATGGTCGATCACATGGTTGTCGATTCCGGAATTACAAATGAGTGGATCGAAATTCTCCAGCGAGCGAATATCGAACTGACGATTGTGGATGTCAAAAAAGAGTCTTAAGCACTCTCAATAATATAAGCGTAACCAAACAAGCGTAACCAATTCAGAAATAGAAGTAGCGGATATGACCACTTCCACCATGAATTACAGTCGTGACTCGATTGAGAAAATTGTCCGTGACGTGTTGACGCAGAAACTGGCGGGACAAGTTACGAGCCCGGCGATGCCTGCTGACAAGCCGAATCCGCTGGTGGTGAATATCTCCGCCCGGCACGTTCACCTGACCGACGAGCACGTTCAAATTCTGTTCGGCAAACCGGAACTGGAGATCGATAAAGATCTCTATCAGGATGGTTATTATGCCGCGAAAGAAACCGTCGCTGTTGTCGGCCCGCGCCGTCGCATGATTCCTAATGTTCGCGTGCTGGGACCTTGTCGGGGCGACTCCCAGATTGAACTCGCTTTTACAGACGGTATCTCCCTTGGGATTGATCTGCCTGTTCGTGTCAGTGGCGACATCAAGGGAACACCTGGTTGTGTACTGGTTGGCCCTGCGGGAGTGGTCGAACTGAAACAAGGCGTTATCCGCGCGATGCGACATGTTCACATGGGTCCGGCTGATCTGAAATACTATGGCGTAGAGAATGGTGAAAAGATGAATCTGCGAGTCGAGTCGGAAGGTTGCACAACCGTCCTCGAAGACTTGCAGGTCCGAGCGGATAAAGACATCAAGCTCGAAGTTCACCTCGATACGGACGAAGGTAACGCCATCAATCTGGACCGGGCGACGAAAGTCGAACTGCTCAAAAAAGAGCCCTGTGCCTGCAAACACAAACATTAAACGAAGCAAAACTTTCTCTGAGATGTTCATTCATCTCGGAAGAATTGTCAGACAATGTCTGATTTGTCGGAATGGATTTAAATACATTTGATTCTGCATCTGCAGAGTAAATAACTTTTTGATTACTTAACTTTAGTGGGAGAAAATCCTGTGGCTAAAACTATGGAAGCTTTGGGAATGATCGAGACCAAAGGTCTCGTCTGTATGATCGAAGCCGCCGACGCCATGCTGAAAGCAGCAAACGTTGAAATGGTCGGTTGGGAAAAAATCGGTTCTGGTCTGGTGACCTCTTTCGTCGTCGGTGATGTTGCCGCCGTGAAAGCAGCCATCGACGCGGGTGCAAACGCCGCTTCCAAAATCGGTGAAGTCGTCAGCGTGCAGGTTATTGCCCGTCCGCACGAAGAACTTGATTCTGTCATTCCCAAGGCTGCTAAAGCCAAGTAATGGGTCTGATTTGATAACTCTTAGTTGAGACGACTGTCATGGTGCAAACTCCCGATAAGCGGAATGGCACTCCGGAAGACGTCTCTGATTTCCTGGATTCACAACTCACGTTCGATTTCCGATCGAACCTGGTACACACATCGAAAACTATAAAGGAATTTCGTCCTATGAAGGGTGAAGCAATCGGCCTGATCGAAACCAAGGGCCTTGTTGCCCAGATGGAAGCTGCTGACGCTATGCTGAAAGCAGCCAACGTTCAACTGGTCAAGCAGATCAACATTGGTGGCGCGTTCATTACAACCGTCATTAAAGGTGATGTCGGATCTGTCCGTGCTGCTGTCGACGCCGGAGCGGCTGCGGCCTCTCAGTGTGGCGAACTCGTCAGCGCTCACATGATTCCTCGTCCGGAAGCAAACCTGATCGAAAAATTCATCGGTTAATCCCGAAGGATCAATTCAGGTCGAGCGTCAGCGGACTGTTGTCATCAATTGTCTCAAACGGAACCAACCACTATTACTCCGGAGCACGGAATCAGCTCAATGAAAGTACTCGTCGCCAATCTGGGATCAACCAGTTTTAAATATCGTCTGTATGATTTTCCGAGTGAGCAACAGCTCGCGCGGGGGGGCATTGACCGGATCGGTCTAGGCGATAGCAACTGTTTTGTCGAGATCGGAGAGCACCGGGAAGAAGTAGTGGAAAACATCGCCAACCATGCGGAGGCGGTGCGGATCTGTTTGCAACAGTTAACGGCTCCAGAAACGGGTTGTCTCGATTCGGTCGACGAAGTGTCGGCTATCGGATTCAAGGCAGTCTTTGCTGGGCGGTTAAGTGGTATTCGGATTGTTAATGAAGAACTGCTGACAGCGATGGAGAACCTGGGCGATATTGCCCCGGCTCATAATCCACCGTACGCCGCCGCAATGCGGCAGTTGATGCAGTCTTTCCCCGAGATTCCACTCGTGGCCGCGCTCGAAACGGCCTTTCATGAAACGATGCCGGAAGAACATCGCCTGTATGCCGTTCCTTACGAATGGAAAACAGAATACGAAGTTCAACGGTGGGGTTTCCATGG is part of the Polystyrenella longa genome and harbors:
- a CDS encoding DeoR/GlpR family DNA-binding transcription regulator; translated protein: MLVAERRSSILHAVEEKGFVSLHELAELVRASESTIRRDLEFLDGSQQIRRTRGGAAYVGESITSFEERISTASLEKQKIAEAAANLIEPGEAILLDGGTTTLEVARHLVNKPLQVVTNSLPIMNLLVNQPLIELMILGGYLYPKTGVALGPQATASLENIHVRRLIISVGGITRKGLFNSNALLVSTERAMLTSADEVMVVADSSKFNKSALVHLCELEMVDHMVVDSGITNEWIEILQRANIELTIVDVKKES
- the pduL gene encoding phosphate propanoyltransferase yields the protein MTTSTMNYSRDSIEKIVRDVLTQKLAGQVTSPAMPADKPNPLVVNISARHVHLTDEHVQILFGKPELEIDKDLYQDGYYAAKETVAVVGPRRRMIPNVRVLGPCRGDSQIELAFTDGISLGIDLPVRVSGDIKGTPGCVLVGPAGVVELKQGVIRAMRHVHMGPADLKYYGVENGEKMNLRVESEGCTTVLEDLQVRADKDIKLEVHLDTDEGNAINLDRATKVELLKKEPCACKHKH
- a CDS encoding BMC domain-containing protein gives rise to the protein MAKTMEALGMIETKGLVCMIEAADAMLKAANVEMVGWEKIGSGLVTSFVVGDVAAVKAAIDAGANAASKIGEVVSVQVIARPHEELDSVIPKAAKAK
- a CDS encoding BMC domain-containing protein, with the protein product MKGEAIGLIETKGLVAQMEAADAMLKAANVQLVKQINIGGAFITTVIKGDVGSVRAAVDAGAAAASQCGELVSAHMIPRPEANLIEKFIG